The Henckelia pumila isolate YLH828 chromosome 2, ASM3356847v2, whole genome shotgun sequence genome includes a window with the following:
- the LOC140877792 gene encoding uncharacterized protein translates to MAKRDVIENFDRMLRDIMTSNTIFGGKIVVFGGDFRQTLPVILKGTKDEIIDSSIVMSPLWNQFHKLKLQKNMRASLDPQFSSYLLKIGDGIEHTNEKDEIQIPPQANLPFIDDITTLNTLIDIVFPNINDVNLDLSLFVNRAILTTRNDFVHEINDVLIKKFPGE, encoded by the coding sequence ATGGCTAAACGCGATGTCATTGAAAATTTTGACAGAATGTTACGGGATATAATGACTTCAAATACAATTTTCGGTGGGAAAATTGTTGTATTTGGTGGAGATTTTAGACAAACATTGCCAGTAATTCTAAAAGGAACAAAAGACGAAATTATAGATTCTTCGATTGTAATGTCCCCTTTATGGAACCAATTTCATAAATTAAAACTTCAGAAAAATATGCGAGCATCCCTTGATCCTCAATTCTCTTCTTATTTGCTTAAAATTGGTGATGGCATCGAACATACTAATGAGAAAGATGAaattcaaatacctcctcaAGCAAACCTTCCATTTATAGATGATATAACGACATTAAATACATTAATAGACATAGTGTTCCCAAATATTAATGATGTCAATCTGGATCTTTCTTTATTTGTCAATCGAGCCATACTTACTACAAGAAATGACTTTGTACATGAAATAAATGATGTACTAATTAAAAAATTCCCTGGTGAATAA